One genomic segment of Bombus vancouverensis nearcticus chromosome 11, iyBomVanc1_principal, whole genome shotgun sequence includes these proteins:
- the Cpr49Ah gene encoding cuticular protein 49Ah — protein sequence MKTIVIAIVVGLAAAQDSNYNARNNYHEDRSNPPTDERRGPLTTTPIPILHWNKQQEHDGTYKASYETGNNIIAEESGYIKKVGEGEEQGEALVQQGSFSYTSPEGKLITIHYTADETGFHATGDHIPTPPPVSEEIQKGLDLIFAGIRQQEEADAREAAQKGQQQPLNQQIERRDNYDRKFRK from the exons ATGAAAACAATT GTAATAGCAATAGTTGTGGGATTAGCAGCAGCGCAAGATTCAAATTACAATGCTCGTAACAATTACCACGAAGATAGATCGAATCCTCCGACTGACGAAAGAAGGGGTCCATTGACGACCACGCCTATTCCAATTTTACATTGGAATAAACAGCAAGAGCACGATGGAACTTATAAAGCTAG ctatgaaacgGGAAACAATATTATCGCTGAGGAGAGCGGTTACATTAAGAAAGTAGGCGAAGGCGAGGAACAAGGAGAAGCGTTGGTCCAACAAGGAAGCTTCTCATACACGAGTCCCGAAGGGAAGCTGATCACCATCCATTATACGGCCGACGAGACTGGCTTTCACGCGACCGGAGATCACATTCCCACGCCACCGCCAGTCAGCGAAGAGATTCAGAAAGGCCTCGACCTCATCTTTGCAGGCATTCGTCAGCAAGAG GAAGCAGATGCGCGTGAAGCAGCTCAAAAGGGGCAACAGCAACCTTTGAATCAGCAAATCGAA